The genomic region AGGCCGCTAACTCCGGCCCCCGCCCCCAGCTCATCCGGGTGGACGTAAACGCCGGCCACGGCGCGGGCAAAAGCACTAAGCTGCAAATTGAGGAGTGGGCCGACGTGTGGTCCTTCGCCTTCCACAGCATGGGCGTGAATCCGTACGGCAAGTAAGAGTTGTCAGTTGGTAGTTGTCTGTTGTCAGTCCGTTCAGGCAGATGGAGGAAAGGCTGCCTGCTGGCTTAGTTTTGACAACTGACAACGGACAACTATCAACCGACAACTCATTTGCCGTATCTTCGCGGCCGCAATGCACGTAATTGCTTCTGACTTTCTGCTTTTTATATGAAAAAAACGCTCCTTTTCGGTCTGTTGGCCGGCTCGCTGATGCTGTCTGCCACGTCTTGCAGCAACCCCGATTACAAAACTGACGAAAACGTGACCGTGAAGCCGCTCGAATACCTGGCTCCCGCCGACACGACCGGCGGCAAGGTAGACCCCGCTAACCGCGAGATAAACGCCCTGAACGCCACGGAGGACATCAAAAAGATGCAGCCGGTGATGTAATTGCCGCGCGCAATGAAAAAGAAAAATGAGCAGTGGCCTTGAGGCTGTTGCTCATTTTTCTTTTTCAGAACCGAGCCCCAGAGTGCACGCTCGCGCTTTCCTTACTCACCCCTTACACTCACTACTATGAATATCCGCCGGGGCCGCGAGGCCGATCTGCCGCAGGTGCTGGCCCTGATTCAGGAGCTGGCCGAATACGAAAAGGCTCCCCACGAAGTCACGAACACGCTGTCCGATATGCAGCGCGACGGCTTCGGGCCGGAACCGATTTTCAGCTTTTTTGTGGCCGAGGACGCGGCCGCCCGCATCATCGGCATTGCACTTTACTACACGGCCTACTCCACCTGGAAGGGCCGGATGTTGTTCCTGGAAGACTTGGTGGTGACCGAAGCGCAGCGCGGCACCGGCCTGGGCCGTAAGCTTTTTGATGCCGTGGTGGCCGAAGCCCGGCAGACGGGGGCCAACCGCATGAAGTGGCAGGTGCTGAAGTGGAACGAGCCCGCCATTGGCTTCTACAAAAAGCTGGGTGCCAACCTCGACCCCGAGTGGGACAACGGCAACCTCAGCCACGAGCAGCTCCACGCCTACGCCTGCGACCCGGCCGCAGAAGCCGCCGTGCAGCAAGGGCAGTAAACGTAAAAGACGGCCATTCCGCGCGGGAATGGCCGTCTTTTGCGTTGTTAATCGAAGCGTTTAGCCCAGCACTTCCAGCATGGTGCGGAAGGACGCGTAGCGGCCGCCAAAGTGCTTCTCCATCTCCTGAATGAGGATGGGGGCGGCCAGTTGCTGGTATTCCTCCAGCTGCTCCAGGCTCACGCAGTAGTACTGCGAGGCGTAGGTGATGCCGTTGTCTTCTTCATTGAGCAGCCGGCAGAGCTGGCTTTTCACGAAGAAGCCGGTTGCCATTACTTCTGGCATGTGCGTCTGCTGCATATACGACACCCATTGCTCTTCAATTTCCGGATCGAGGCTGGTCGTGACGTTGTATAGAATCATGGTGGTGAGGAACTTGGGGGTTATGGTTGGCTCGCCGAAGCAGTGGCCTGTTAAGCTGCGGAAAGCCGGAGCTGAGCCGGAAAGCAGGCGCGAGGAATAGGGGAACACAAAAGTCGCCCAAAAAATCCAAGCCCCTGTGCTTTTCAGCCCGTCAGGCCTGTCGGCGTCACACCCGCAGATGGTCGAAATGGAAGTCCTTGATGCGGGCCTGAATGTCTTTGGAGCTGAGCTTTTCGCGGATGGCGGCCTGCGTGAGGTCGGCCAGCTCGGCGTCGCCGGCAAAGCGCAGGGCCAGGATCTGGCCGGTTTCCAGCTGGCTTTCCAGCGGGCGCAGGCTCTGGCCCGTCACCTCAAAGTAGCGCTGGCGCACCTCCAGCCGAATCAGGCGGTCCTGCAGCTGCAGGGCGTAGTGCTGGCGTAGCATCACCAGCACACCCAGGCCCACTACAGCCAGCGCCATGACGGTAAACCAAAGGCGCGAAATTTCGGAGTCTTCGCCAGCCACGTCCAAGTAGCGCCGGATGCCGTAGCCGGCCAGAATGAGGGCAGCAGGCAGCAGCACGAAATGGTGCCAGGCGTAGAACATCGGGGTATTTTTGGTCGGTTGGTTGGCCATATAAGGAGGGTGAAAAGGTGCCGTAGGCTGAAAGAATGAGTAGGGTATTACGCAAAAACTCCGGCTAAAAGCCGGAGTTTCTTACGGAAAGCAACAACCGTGAAGTGATTACATCTTGGTGGCTTTCTTGGCCTCGCGGGCTTTGCGCTTTTCATCACGCATGGCCGTTTTGGCGGCGCTTTCCTGGCGACGGGCCTCCTTGGCCACGTCCTGCTGGCGCTTGAGCTCCAGCTTCTGCTCTTTCATCTGGCGCTTCTGCTCGCGCAAGGCATTCTGCTGGTCGCGCATCTGCGCTTTGGTGTTATCCACGCTGCCGGCCGTGGTCGTGCTCTCCTGCTTGCGGGCATCAAGGGCGGCTTTGGCTTCGGCGGCGCGCTGCTGCTGCATCTGCAGGCGCATCTGCGTCGAGTCGGTGGCGGTCTGCGCCTGCGCGTGGGAGGCGGTTAGGGCGAGGGCTGCAACGGCCAGAATGGCAAAGATTTTTTTCATGGGGAGGGGGTGGAAGTCGAAATGAAATCCGCGCCTTGTACGCGCGCCGGCCGCCAAAGTTGAGCTTCGGCTATTCTTCCACGAAGTCCAGATCCTTGCCGAAGCTTTCGGGCAGGGTGCTCACGGCCCAGAACGCCACCACCAACGACACCAGCCCGAGCACAGCGGCGCTGCCCAGCAGCCCCAGCGGCCCGCGCAGCGCCTGAAACAGCGGCACGAGCACAATCACGGAGCCGCGCGCAAAGTTGGGGGCCGTGGTGGCCACGGTGGCGCGCAGGTTGGTGCCGAACTGCTCGGCGGCCACCGTCACGAACAACGCCCAGAAGCCCACCGAAATGCCCAGCACGAAGCACGCTACATAGAAAACGGTTGGTGTAGCGCCCTTCAGGGCAAACAGGTACACGGCCACCATCAGGCCGCAAAACACCAGAAACAGCTGTAGCGCGCGGTTGCGGCTGCGCAGCACCTGGCTCAGGGTGCCGCTGGCAAAGTCGCCGAATACCAGCCCAAAGTAGCACCAGAACACGCCCAGTCCGGCCGTAACGGGCCCCGTAATGCCCATTTCGGCTCCGAACTCGGGGGCCAGCGTAATGAGGATGCCCACCACAAACCACAGCGGCACCCCAATCAGCAGGCACTTGACGTAGCGCGCCATCCGGGCCCGGTTGGTGAACAGGGCGAAGAAATTGCCGCGCTCTACCTCGCTCTTTTTGGTTTGCTCGAACATGCCCGACTCGTACACGCCCACCCGCAACGCCAGCAGCGCCAGGCCCAGCCCGCCACCCACGAAATAGGCGTTGCGCCAGCCAAACCTGTCGCCTACCCAGTAGGCCAGCATGGCGCCCGACACGCCCACCGTGGCGACAATCATGGTGCCGTAGCCGCGCTTTTCCTTGGGCAGGGTTTCCGACACCAGCGTGATGCCCGCGCCCAGCTCCCCGGCCAGCCCAATGCCGGCAATCAGCCGCAGCCAGGCGTACTGCTCAATGGTCTGCACGAAGCCATTGGCAATGTTGGCCAGCGAATAAATCAGGATGGAGCCGAACAGCACCGACAGCCGGCCTTTTTTGTCGCCCAGAATGCCCCACAGCACGCCGCCCAGCAGCATGCCGCCCATCTGCATGTTGATGAGGTAGAGGCCCTGGTTGGTGACGGCCTCCTTGGCTGTGATGCCCAGCTCGTTGAGGCTCTGCACGCGCACAATGCTGAACAGGATTAGGTCGTAGATATCCACGAAGTAGCCCAGCGCGGCCACGACGACAATGGCACTCAGCAAGCCGGTAGATCTGGGGGGAGAAGCAGTAGTAGCGGGTTTCATGCGGGAAAGGAAATTAGGGCCCGCAGATTACGAAGATTTACTTGCTCTTCAACTCCAGATACTGCCTGCTGCACTGTTTGATGATTCTTTCCGCTTCATCAAACTCCATCCAGCCTGCATCATAGGATTCTGCTGTTGTACCAGTGACCTGAAACCCGAAGGCATCTGCTTGCAGCATGGCCGACATATCCACGGCGCTAACGTCTGTTGTTTCGGAAATAGTGAAGCTCCATTCGTGCCAGCGGGCGTGGAAATAGAAGGGACTGGAATCAACGGTACCTTCTGCCTGAACCGGGCAATATCCTTCCAGCGCCCCCATCAGGTGGAGGCTCTCGTCAGTCAGAATGCGTTTGTATTCTCTTACCATTGCCTTTACGCCACCTGTTCGTCGCAGCAGCCGTGGGCGCCCATCAGCGGGAATTCGTCTTCCAGCTGCACGGTGCAGTGGCGGATGTTGAACTCGTGGAGTAAATCGTGCTGCAGCTCGCGCAGGAACTGGTTGCCGTTGGTGGCGCCGGGGCGCACGAGGTGCACAGTCAGGGCCGTGTCCTGGGTGCTGAGGGGCCAGATGTGCAGGTCGTGGAGGGCCGTGACGCCGGGACGGGCCAGCAGAAACTGCCGCACCGCTGCCACTTCAATGCCGGCCGGGGCTGCCTGCAACCCCAGCTGCATGGTTTCGCGCAACAGCCCCCAAGAGCCGAAGCCCACTACCGCCAGAATCACGAAGCTGATGGCCGGATCGAGCCAGAGCCAGCCGGTGTAGTACACCAGCGCCCCGCCCACCACCACGCCCACCGACACCAGCATATCAGTGAGCATGTGCAGGTAAGCGCCGCGCACGTTCACGTCGCCTTTTTGCCCACTGCGGAATAGCCAGGCTGTGAAGCCGTTGATGAGCACGCCCAGCCCGGCCAGCGCCATCACCACCGGCCCGTTCACCGGCGCCGGATGGCGCAAATGGTCGATGGTGTCCCAGAGAATAAAGCCCAGCGCCAGATACAGCAGGGCCGCGTTCAGCAGCGCTGCCTGAATGGTGGCGCCCTTGTAGCCGTACGTGAACCGCTCGGCGGCGCGCCGCCGGGCTAGCAGCGTGGCGCCCCAGGCCAGAGCCAGGCTCAGTACATCGGATAGGTTGTGGCCCGCATCGGAAAGCAGCGCCGAGGAGTTGGCCCACAGCCCGCCGGCCGTTTCGCCGGCCACAAACAGCAGGTTCAGGGCAATACCCCAGCCAAACGCTTTGCTGAAATTACCGTCGGCGGGCGGGCCGTGGTGGTGGGCGTGGTCGTGGCCGGCGTGGTCGTGGGGCATGAGGGGCTTGCGTGCAGTGGTTTACCGTAGACAGTAGCGCGAACTTTGTAGTTCGCGCTACAGCCTGCTACGAAGAAACCTATCTGAACGACAACGGCACAATCAGTTTCACGCTCAGGTTGCGGCCCATGTTGAACACGCCCTGCCGGCCGGTGGCGTAGTTGATAGCCGTGTATTTCAGGCGGCTGAGGTGGTTCTGGTACGCCACATCAAACACGTTATTCAGCGTCAGGTACACCGAAAACAGCGTTTTGTCTTTGGCATTGGTCAGGTCGGAGCCTAGGCCCAGGTTCACGAGGGTGTAGCCCGGCGTGCGGGTTTCGGTGTCGAAGGCCGAGAAGATGCGGTTCTGCTGGAAGTTGTGCTCCACGGTGCCGCGGGCGTAGAGGTTGCGCAGCCGCGAGGTGCCCACCTTGCTGAAGTTCACCCGCAGCTCCGACTGCAGCCGGTCGGCTGGAATGAAGGGCAGGTTCTGCTGGCCTTCGGGCTGGTCGAACTGCAGCGCCCGCACCATGGAGAAGCTGTTTTCGAAGTGCAGCCAGTCGAGCGGGTGGGGGTGCAGGTCGAGGCTGATTTCGCCGCCGGCCAGCCGCGCATCGCCCTGCCCGTAGCGGAACACCCGGTCGCCGTCCACCGACACCGAGTCCTGTCCGGTGGGCGTGCTCAGGGCCCGCGGGAAGATGTAGTTGCTGATCTGGTTGCGGAACACATCAGCCGACAAGCTCACGTGGTCCGACACGAAGCTCAGGCCGCCATCCACCTGCAGGCTGGTTTCGGCCCGCAAACCCGGCTCCCCGATTTCGTAGCGCACGGTGCCCTCGTGGATACCATTGGAGCCCAGCTCGGCAATATTGGGCGCCCGGAAGCCGCGGGCCACGTTGGCTTTCAGCAGCCACTTGTCGTTGAAATTATAGGCCCCGCCCACGCTGCCGCTCACGTTGCGGAAGGTGCTCCGGAAGCCGGCAAACTTGGTTTCGCCCTGGCCGGCGGGCACCGGCTGCTCGTCGTCGTTGAGGTACAGCGCATCGGCCGTGATACGGCGCGCATCGTAGCGCAGGCCGCCGCTCAGGTCCAGCTTGCCGAAGCTCTTTTTGGTGACGCCGAACAGGCCGCCATCGAGCAGGCGGTAGGCCGGAATCAGGAATTCCACGCCCTTGTTCTGGTTTTCCTGCTGCATACCGCTCACGCCCACGGTGGTATTCCAGCCGTTCATTTCGGGCAGAAACCAGCGCAAGGCGTAGTCCACAGTGCGCAGCTGGAAGAACAGCGACTTCTCGTAGTAGTCGGCCGGGTTGCCGAACTCGCGGCGCAGGTTCTGCTGCCAGCCCACGTTCAGCGTGAGGCGGTGCTGGCCCAGAATGAAGTTGTTGTCGGTGCCGATGCGCAGGTGGTTGATCTGCTGGCGTGGCACGGCCAGGTTGAGGGTGCGCAGGTCGTCGTCGTCGGTAATCACGCCGGCCAATGCGTCCCCACCCAAACTCACGGTCTTCAGAAACCGGCCCGACGTGGAGTCCCGCTCGCCCTCAATCAGCCCCAGAATCTGGTTGAAGCTGCTGACGGTGAGGTGGGAGTAGCCCCAGCTTTTGTTGAGGCCCACGTAGCCGCTGCCGTTCAGCTCCCGGAAGCCGGAGTTGTACACGCGGCCGTCGAAGCGGTTTTGGTAGGCGCCGGCCACTTTGCCCGAGCCGCGCACCTGCCAGTTCAGGCCGTTGAGGTTGCCGGCGTTCCAGAGCGAGTAGCCCTGCTGGCGGTTGTTGGTCTGGTAGTTGGCCGCCACCGAGCCCACAATGCGGCCGTCCTCCACCGGGTCAGGCGCCAGAAAGTTGATGACGCCAGCCAGCCCGTCGGAGCCATACAATAAGGAGCCGGGCCCCTTGATGATTTCCACCCGGTCGATGCCGAACTCGTCGATTTCAATGCCGTGCTCGTCGCCCCACTGCTGGCCTTCCTGCTTGGCGCCGTTGTTGAGCGTGATGACGCGGTTGGCCCCCAGCCCCCGGATAATGGGCTTGCTGATGGCGGCACCGGTGGTAATCTGGCTGAGGCCGGGCGTGTGCGCAATGGCGTCCACGGCGTTGGTGGCCGAGGTCTGGCGCAGGCGCGTCTGGTCCACCACGCTGGTCGGGATGGCCGAGCGGCGCATTTCGGTGCTGGCCGAAACGCCTGTCACAATCACCTGCCCGATTTCGGTTTCGGCGGGCGTGAGGGCCACGTCGAGGGGCTGGCCGGTGCCGGTGTCCACGGTGCGCACTACCGGCGTGTAGCCCACAAAGCGCACCTGCACCAGAAACCGGCCTTTGGGCAGGTTGGCAAACCGGAAGTTGCCGGCTGCATCGGTGGACGTGGCCTGCTTAAGGTCGGAGAAGTACAGGGTGGCGCCGGGCAGGGCCTCGCCGGTGGCCGCATCGGTGATGCGGCCGGTAACGGGCGTGGCCGGGGCCACCGTGCGGGCCGGGCGGGCGGGCGGAGTTTGGGCCAGCACGCTGCCGGCACCCAGCAGACAGCCGGCCGTGAGGAAAGAACGAAGCATATAAACCAAAATTGAGCGCAGGCGAATGAACGGCAAACGAGCCCGCAGGATGCGTTGGCCCCAAATAAAAGAAGGCCCCGGCCACCGGCCGGAGCTTTCCCGTTGTTCTCCACAACCAAACCAGGGAGAAAAGGCGCGGAGCCGTTTGCAGCCAGCCCCGCTATATTTTTTTGGGTGATGAGGTGAATGGTGATGAGGTTGAACGTCATGCAGAGGCGCAGCCGAAGCATCTCGCCAGTACCTCACCCCCCGGCCCCCTCTCCTTCAGAGAGGGGGAGCCAGACGGGTTTTCTCAGGTGACACAGTTGTGGGGAATTAGCCCGCTGGCGAGATTCCTCGCTCTGCTCGGAGTGACGTTCTTCCTTTGTCACCTGTCACCTGTCACCTGTCACCTGTCACCTCATCACCTCATCACGATTCACCTCATCCCCAACTTACCGCACGGCCGTGGGGAAGGTCACTTCCACGTCGGTGTCGCCGGGGGTGGCGGAGCCGTCTTTGGTGCCGGGCTGGTGGCGCAACGTGATTTTGAGCGAGCCGGTGGTGCCGGCGGCATTGGCTGTGCCCGCTACGGCCTGGGTGGCCAGGCCAATAGGCAGGTTGTTGCGGTCCTTATCAGTGGCCGTGACGGTGAGGTTGACCCCGGAAGGCATAAATACCAGCAGGTGCTCGTCGCTTTCCTCCAGCACTTCGGCCGCGATGTTTTCGGCGGGCGTCTTGGTCTCGTCCAGCATGGCCACCGTGCCGGTGTAGGTGGTGCCGGGGGCCAGCACCAGAGTGGCCGGCGAGATAGTGGCCGCTGCGCCACCGTCGCCGTCCAAGTCGCGGTAGGTGATGGAAACCGGCGTGCCACCGCCCTGCGGCGTGAGCGTGTAGGTCAGCGTCGTGATTTGCTCGTTGTCTTCGTCGGGCGTCGGGTCATCGTCATTGTTGCTGCAGGCGCTGAACAGGGGCGCGGCCACCAGCAGGGCCAGCAAGGGCTTGGAAAGCAGGGGATTGTTCATCATAAAAAAAGGAGAGTGGAAAAGAAACGAGGTTGAAAAAGCATTTGGTAGCCAGCTTTAGCGGCCATTGAATTCGAGCGGCACGCGCACGCGCAGTGTCACGTTGCGGCCCATTTCGTTGGTGAAGTAGCGGTAGCGGTTGAGGTAGTCGCGGTAGCGGTGGTTGAGCAGGTTACTGCCCGCCACGCTCAGGTCCAGCGGCAGGCGGCCCCAGCGCACGGTGCCACCCAGCTCCAGATTCAGCAGGCCGTAGCCGGCGGGCGGGGCCAGCAGGTCGCGGGCCTCGTAGTTGCGGGGCACGCGGGTCTGGCGCGCCACGGCCACGCCGCCCAGCTGGGCGTAAGGGCTGCGCAGGCGGCCAGCCGGGCCAGTCGCAGGCCAGTCGTAGCGCACCGATACTTCGGCGCGGTCGGCAGGCATCAGAATCTGCCACTCGTTGGCGCGCGTGTCGCGGGTGCGCACCACCGAGCCTTTCAGGTTCAGCAGCAGCTGCGGTGTAAGCAGATAGGAACTGCTCAGGTCCAGGCCCCGAAACGTGGCATCGGTTTGCAGAAACTGCCAGCTGATGTGCGCGCCCCGGATGGTCTGGACCAGCGGCAGCAGCGGCACCTGGTAGATGAAGCCCCGGATGCGGTTTTGGTACACCGTCAGCTCACTATTAAAGCGCGGGTTGTGGTGCAGCGTGGCCGTAAGGCCCACGTTGAGGGCCGTTTCGGGCGTGAGCGGGGCGTTGCCGGGCATCAGGTCATTGCCCAACTCATACATGCCGTTGTGCACCCCGTCGCTGAACCGCTCGTTGGCGGCCGGCGCGCGGCGAGTCAGGCCAGCGTTCAACCCCAGCGTGAGGTGGGCCGATGCATCGTAGGTGGCCCCCAGCGAGGCGGCGGGCGTGGTATACTGAAAGCGGCTGCGGTCCACGAAGAAGGCGCCCGTCGTGTCGCGGTCGGCGCGGCGCACGGCCAGGTCGCGGCGGTCCAGGCGCAGGCCGCCTTCCAGCAGCCAGCGGCCCTGCTGCCACTTTTCAATCAGGAAGGCGCCACCGGCCAGGTTGGTGTAGAACGGGATGAACTGCCGGCTGCCAGCGGCGTAGCGGTTGGCCTGGTACGTGCCCGACATGCCCACGCTGCCCGTAAAGCCGTGCCAGGGCCGGTGCTCCCACAGCAGCTCCCCGATGCTGGTGCGGTTGGTGTAGCTCAGCTCCGGCTTGCCGGCGGCGGCCCGCTCGTCGTTGCGCGGGCGGGCCTTGTCGTACTCGTCACGGAAGTCGGTCTGGTGGCTGAGCGTGAGTTGCAGGCGGCCAGCGTTGCCGGTGCGCACAAAGCCGCTGAGCTTGGCCACGTCGTGGCGCACCTGCTGGTAGGCCCGGATGATGTCGTAGGAGAAGCCGGTGGTTTCCAGCGGCCGTTCCCGGCCCACGGCCAGCAGCAGGTCGGACTGGTTGCCGGCGTGGGCGGCCGGCAGAATGCCAATGCGGCTGTTGAACTGGCTGTAGAAGGCCTCCACGCTGTACCCGTCTTTTCTCCAGCCCACGGCCCCGGAAAAGTTGCCTTCCTCGAAGCCCGAATTCTTCAGGTAGTAGCCCGGCGCGCGCATGGTGCCGGCCTTGCGCAGCGTGCCCTGGGCGCGCCAGCTCAGAGCCGGTAGCTGCCGGAAGTTACCTTCCAGTGTGCCCGACGCGGCGCCCAAGCCGTTGTTGCTCATGCCCACCAGGTTCAGCTCGCCGCCCACGCCCGCCGAGTCGCGCAGGGGCTTGGGCTCCACCAGCACCACGCCGCCAATGGCATCAGAGCCGTAGCGGACGCTGGCCGCGCCCTTCACCACCGTCAGCCGCGAAGCAATAAACGGGTCGATTTCCGGGCCGTGTTCCACGCCCCACTGTTGCCCTTCCTGACGCACGCCGTTGTTGAGCAGCGTCACGCGGTTGGAGTGCAGCCCATGAATCATGGGCTTGAAGATGCCGGGGCCGGTCTGGATGGCCGTTACGCCGCTCACGCGCTGCAGCGCTTCGCCCAGGGCCTGGCCGCGGGTTTGCTGCAGGGCCTGGCCGGTGAGGGCCGCGGTGGTCTGGGTGGTGGGCGCGGCCAGCCGCTCGCCCCGCACCACAGCCCCGCGCAGCAGCACGGCATCGGGGTGCAGCTGCACGTCGCGCACGGCTGAGGCAGTGGTCAGGCGCAGGTCCAGCACCTCGGGCGCGTAGCCCACAAAGCTGACCTGCACGCGGTAGGAGCCGGGACAAAGCGCTAGGTGATAATGGCCGTCGATGTCGGTTTGGGTAGCCAGCTGGGTGCCCAGCACCACCAGGGTAGCGCCGGGCAGCGCCGCCCGCGACTCGTGGTCGGCCACGCGCCCGCTGACGGTCAGGGTGCACCCGGGCTGCGCGCCCGCCGGCTGCGTTGCGCCCCACAGGAGCAGCAGCCACAGCCAGCGCCACGCCGCCCCCGGCGCAGCCGGAACACGGAAAAGCATAAGAAAAGGAAAGGAGCCGATGAGCAACTAAACCGGCCGCCTCCGTGCCTGGCCGTAAGCTGGCGGGCAGGGGAGAAGGTCTGGAAAACCAGACGCGGGGCGCTTCGGCAGGCAACGCCGAAGCCGCCAAGGCGGCCTATAACGGGTTTAGCTCAGGCTGGGCGGGCCGCGCAAATCTGCCGGGCGGCACAGGGCGGCCCGCCAGACGGCTACTACCGGCGTGGCAACGCTCCGCTGATACGCCCGGAAAACCTCGGGCAGCTGCACGGCCATAGCCGGCTGAAACGGCACGTCGCAGAAATGGTCGACGGCGCAGTGCTGGTGCCTGGCACTCAGCAGGGCCTTGTCTTTGCCGGCTCCGGGCAGCTGCGCGGGCTCCTCCGATGTGTGTTCGTGAGCGTGCAGGTTCAGCACCCACGCCTCCGGCAGCAGCACCCGCGTGAAGCAGAGCAGCAGCAGGATAGCCAGCCGGGAGCGAAGGGTTTGCATTATGCAACAATGTGTCGAACCGCAGCAAATGTACACGGAAATTTCAATTCCGACTCGCAGTATCCGGAATGCGCAGTAGGGGCTGGTTGGTAGTTCACGAAAGCATAACTGCATGAAAACGTGTGGGCAATATGCCCATCCGACCTTTGTGGCAGGATTTTTACTAGTCTCTACTCCAATGAAAAAGCTAACTGCCCGCCTGATTATCCGCGTTGCCAAGGTGCTGCGCCCTGCGCTGCTGCAACCCCTCGCTCCGGCTGCCGAGGCCCTGTTTGTATGAGGAAAACATCCTTCAACTACCGGCCGGGCCGGCTGGGCTACCGCCGGCCTGCTACCATTTTCCGGGTTTCTGCCGCAGCGCCCGAACACACCCTGAGCATGCCGGCCGCAGGCCCGGCAGCGCCTGCAAATGCGCCACTGCCGCGGTGGGCAATAGCCGCCTGATTTCTCCGTCGGCGAAAAGCAACCGTTCGTCCGGATACCAGCCGGAACAGCCGAAAACCCCAGCGCCGCGCCGGGTCGGACTCTACTTTCGTACCATCCGCAGCTGCTAGGTTAGAGCCGCCCGGACGGCTATGTTGCATCTCCACGATTCATTAATCCTTCAATTACAGCCCGAATTGAAGCTATTGCGCTGGCAGTGGCGGGGCCCCATGCAGCTGCCGGCCTTCCAGCTGGCCTTCAACCAGCTGCTCAACCACACCGCCCGCTACGGCATCACACACATGCTGGCCGACACCAGCACCATGCCGCCGGTGGGCCCCCGCGAGCAAGCGTGGCTGAGCGAAGAATGGCTGCCCCGCTCGCGCATCATGCAGCTGCAGCATCTGGCGCTGGTGCTGCCGGGCAGCCTGCACAACCAGCTGGTGGTGGAGAATGTGGTGAACGACGGCCGCTTCTACCTCGATGTGCAGGTGCATTTCTTTTCCGATGATTATTCGGCCCTGGATTGGCTGGCCAACGGCGAAGCCGTAGTGGCCGCTATGGAGCAGGAATGGCACAACGGCCGCGCCAGAAGTCAGTCGAAAGTGCAGTTTATAGGACGCTGAACGCTGTCAGGATGACAGCGCCCGGCAGGGTGGAATAGGATTTGAACCGCACCGGTCAACGACGCCAGCGCCCTGGGTGACTGGCAGATCGTCCGGTTTTTACTTGTTCACCTCCATTTTTCACGCGCCATGCAAGAGAAAGGCAGTATCTCGATCCATACCGAGAATATCTTTCCCATCATCAAGAAGTTCCTGTATTCCGACCACGAGATTTTCCTGCGGGAGCTGGTCAGCAATGCGGTAGATGCCACCCAGAAACTCAAGAGCCTGGCGCAGCTGGGCGAGTTCAAAGGCGAGCTGGGCGACCTGAAAGTACGGGTGACCGTGGATAAGGAGGCCCGCAAAATCACGATTTCGGACCGCGGCCTGGGCATGACGGCCGAGGAAATTAAGAAGTATATCAACCAGATTGCCTTCTCGGGCGCCACGGAGTTTGTGGAGCAGTATAAGGAGAAGGACGCCGTCACCAAAGACCAGATTATCGGGCAGTTTGGCCTGGGCTTCTACTCGGCCTTTATGGTTGCCAAGGAAGTGGAAATCTGGTCGAAGTCGTACAAAGACGACACCCTGACCGCCCACTGGATTTGCGACGGTAGCACCGAATTTACCCTCGATGAGCCCACCGGCGAGCACGCCAAGGCCGAGCGCGGCACCGACGTGGTGCTGCACGTAGCCGACGATTCCGACGAGTTTCTGGAGCCCGCCCGCCTGAAGGGCATCCTCACCAAGTACTGCAAGTTCCTGCCCATCGAAATCGAGTTTGAGGGCGAAACCATCAACCAGACGGCCCCCATCTGGACCAAGCAGCCCTCGGAGCTCACCGATGAAGACTACGTGAGCTTCTACCAGGAGCTGTATCCGTTTTCGGAGCCGCCGCTGTTCTGGATTCACCTCAACGTCGACTACCCGTTCAACCTGACCGGCATCCTGTACTTCCCGAAAGTGAAGGACGAGCTGCAGTTCCAGCGCAACAAAATCCAGCTCTACTCGCGCCAGGTGTTTATCACCGACGAGGTGAAGGACGTGGTGCCCGAGTTCCTGATGCTGCTG from Hymenobacter canadensis harbors:
- a CDS encoding DUF4286 family protein, with protein sequence MFPYSSRLLSGSAPAFRSLTGHCFGEPTITPKFLTTMILYNVTTSLDPEIEEQWVSYMQQTHMPEVMATGFFVKSQLCRLLNEEDNGITYASQYYCVSLEQLEEYQQLAAPILIQEMEKHFGGRYASFRTMLEVLG
- a CDS encoding MFS transporter; amino-acid sequence: MKPATTASPPRSTGLLSAIVVVAALGYFVDIYDLILFSIVRVQSLNELGITAKEAVTNQGLYLINMQMGGMLLGGVLWGILGDKKGRLSVLFGSILIYSLANIANGFVQTIEQYAWLRLIAGIGLAGELGAGITLVSETLPKEKRGYGTMIVATVGVSGAMLAYWVGDRFGWRNAYFVGGGLGLALLALRVGVYESGMFEQTKKSEVERGNFFALFTNRARMARYVKCLLIGVPLWFVVGILITLAPEFGAEMGITGPVTAGLGVFWCYFGLVFGDFASGTLSQVLRSRNRALQLFLVFCGLMVAVYLFALKGATPTVFYVACFVLGISVGFWALFVTVAAEQFGTNLRATVATTAPNFARGSVIVLVPLFQALRGPLGLLGSAAVLGLVSLVVAFWAVSTLPESFGKDLDFVEE
- a CDS encoding cation diffusion facilitator family transporter yields the protein MPHDHAGHDHAHHHGPPADGNFSKAFGWGIALNLLFVAGETAGGLWANSSALLSDAGHNLSDVLSLALAWGATLLARRRAAERFTYGYKGATIQAALLNAALLYLALGFILWDTIDHLRHPAPVNGPVVMALAGLGVLINGFTAWLFRSGQKGDVNVRGAYLHMLTDMLVSVGVVVGGALVYYTGWLWLDPAISFVILAVVGFGSWGLLRETMQLGLQAAPAGIEVAAVRQFLLARPGVTALHDLHIWPLSTQDTALTVHLVRPGATNGNQFLRELQHDLLHEFNIRHCTVQLEDEFPLMGAHGCCDEQVA
- a CDS encoding DUF6526 family protein, which gives rise to MANQPTKNTPMFYAWHHFVLLPAALILAGYGIRRYLDVAGEDSEISRLWFTVMALAVVGLGVLVMLRQHYALQLQDRLIRLEVRQRYFEVTGQSLRPLESQLETGQILALRFAGDAELADLTQAAIREKLSSKDIQARIKDFHFDHLRV
- a CDS encoding TonB-dependent receptor, whose protein sequence is MLRSFLTAGCLLGAGSVLAQTPPARPARTVAPATPVTGRITDAATGEALPGATLYFSDLKQATSTDAAGNFRFANLPKGRFLVQVRFVGYTPVVRTVDTGTGQPLDVALTPAETEIGQVIVTGVSASTEMRRSAIPTSVVDQTRLRQTSATNAVDAIAHTPGLSQITTGAAISKPIIRGLGANRVITLNNGAKQEGQQWGDEHGIEIDEFGIDRVEIIKGPGSLLYGSDGLAGVINFLAPDPVEDGRIVGSVAANYQTNNRQQGYSLWNAGNLNGLNWQVRGSGKVAGAYQNRFDGRVYNSGFRELNGSGYVGLNKSWGYSHLTVSSFNQILGLIEGERDSTSGRFLKTVSLGGDALAGVITDDDDLRTLNLAVPRQQINHLRIGTDNNFILGQHRLTLNVGWQQNLRREFGNPADYYEKSLFFQLRTVDYALRWFLPEMNGWNTTVGVSGMQQENQNKGVEFLIPAYRLLDGGLFGVTKKSFGKLDLSGGLRYDARRITADALYLNDDEQPVPAGQGETKFAGFRSTFRNVSGSVGGAYNFNDKWLLKANVARGFRAPNIAELGSNGIHEGTVRYEIGEPGLRAETSLQVDGGLSFVSDHVSLSADVFRNQISNYIFPRALSTPTGQDSVSVDGDRVFRYGQGDARLAGGEISLDLHPHPLDWLHFENSFSMVRALQFDQPEGQQNLPFIPADRLQSELRVNFSKVGTSRLRNLYARGTVEHNFQQNRIFSAFDTETRTPGYTLVNLGLGSDLTNAKDKTLFSVYLTLNNVFDVAYQNHLSRLKYTAINYATGRQGVFNMGRNLSVKLIVPLSFR
- a CDS encoding GNAT family N-acetyltransferase, whose product is MNIRRGREADLPQVLALIQELAEYEKAPHEVTNTLSDMQRDGFGPEPIFSFFVAEDAAARIIGIALYYTAYSTWKGRMLFLEDLVVTEAQRGTGLGRKLFDAVVAEARQTGANRMKWQVLKWNEPAIGFYKKLGANLDPEWDNGNLSHEQLHAYACDPAAEAAVQQGQ